The following are from one region of the Terriglobales bacterium genome:
- a CDS encoding ABC transporter permease, protein MESMSWFWQDLRYGARSLRKDRGFSLLAMFALALGIGATTVIFSVLDNVLLEPFPYKDSNRLAGLFIHDNSHADQEGRGVFSIAEYLDFKDQNHVFENIIGNRNLDVLYTDKEGTKQFRGGETTADAFEFLGIKALLGRGLVPDDGRAGAPPVVVMSHRIWQKDFNADPSIVGSVLTLNGKQVTLVGVMPPRFLFGNQDFWLPLTLDRGDTLPFHGVWTLSRLKPGVSLQAAASDLDVVARRLSKVYPKEYPANFSIKTMTLADQVVGQFRIMLFALMGAVSMLLLIACSNVANLLLARATVREKEIAIRASLGASRSRLILQLMVESFILATVGCLAGCLFAYAGIKGVLAALPPDLIPAETVITLNMRVLAFSVGVTLITTLLCGLAPAFHAVRGELHNRLKDAGKGTQTGFRHGRFRSSLVVSQVALSIVLLVGAGLMMRSLFALQNVDLGLKPDHILVARTPLPKGRYETAEQKRIFFRQVLQKVSGLPGVVAATETSTLPPYGGIPSEVTVPGTTHAETWHSIFQLCSEGYFPTLGIRLERGRLLSESDVEAARHVIVVNQTLVRNFFGKEDPIGRSIKFNLLDTAPESPKDAYFEIIGVVADVKNRGLQESPQPEAFMPYSVSGAFERGVLVRTAVEPMSMLLNVRREIWSVDRGVALTLTGTLEGYLQQFSYSQPRFGLILFGVFATIGIALVAIGIFSVMAYSVSLQTHEIGIRMALGAQQSTVLKMILRKGLVIIAVGIVVGEVASLLLTRVIQSQIWGVSAHDPITFAAVLAVLITVGVSACLVPARRATQVDPLVALRYE, encoded by the coding sequence ATGGAAAGCATGAGTTGGTTCTGGCAAGACCTGCGCTATGGAGCGAGATCCTTACGCAAGGATCGAGGCTTTTCCCTGCTGGCGATGTTTGCGCTCGCTTTGGGAATTGGCGCCACCACGGTAATTTTCAGTGTTCTGGATAACGTATTACTGGAGCCTTTTCCTTATAAAGATTCCAATCGGCTGGCCGGTCTCTTTATTCATGACAACTCGCATGCAGATCAAGAAGGTCGCGGCGTGTTCTCGATTGCCGAGTATCTAGATTTCAAAGACCAGAATCACGTCTTCGAAAACATAATCGGCAACCGGAACCTGGACGTGCTTTACACCGATAAGGAAGGCACAAAGCAGTTCCGAGGAGGCGAGACCACTGCAGACGCATTTGAATTTCTGGGCATCAAGGCACTGCTGGGTCGGGGCCTAGTTCCAGACGACGGGAGAGCCGGCGCTCCTCCGGTTGTCGTGATGAGCCATCGCATTTGGCAGAAGGACTTCAATGCCGATCCTTCGATCGTTGGCAGCGTTCTCACGCTTAACGGAAAGCAGGTAACGCTGGTTGGCGTGATGCCTCCCCGGTTTCTATTCGGGAACCAGGACTTCTGGCTGCCGCTGACTCTCGATCGCGGCGATACGCTTCCATTTCATGGCGTGTGGACTCTGTCTCGCTTGAAGCCCGGTGTCAGCCTGCAGGCAGCGGCGTCGGATCTCGACGTTGTAGCTCGTCGATTGTCCAAGGTGTATCCCAAGGAGTATCCCGCTAACTTCAGCATCAAGACCATGACGCTAGCGGACCAGGTTGTAGGACAATTCCGCATCATGCTCTTCGCGCTGATGGGAGCTGTGAGCATGCTTCTGTTAATTGCGTGCAGCAATGTTGCCAACCTGCTGCTTGCGCGCGCTACGGTACGCGAGAAAGAGATCGCCATTCGCGCATCCCTGGGCGCGAGCCGCTCACGGCTGATCCTGCAGCTCATGGTTGAAAGTTTCATCCTTGCGACGGTGGGCTGTCTGGCCGGATGTCTGTTCGCCTACGCTGGTATCAAGGGAGTGCTCGCCGCTCTGCCTCCCGACCTCATTCCTGCGGAGACGGTCATCACGCTCAACATGCGCGTGTTGGCCTTCTCCGTTGGCGTAACTCTGATCACAACCCTGCTTTGCGGTCTGGCTCCAGCTTTCCATGCGGTTCGCGGTGAACTTCATAATCGTCTGAAAGACGCTGGAAAGGGAACGCAAACAGGATTCCGCCATGGCCGCTTCCGTTCCAGCCTCGTAGTCTCGCAAGTAGCGCTGTCTATCGTGCTTCTCGTAGGAGCCGGGCTTATGATGCGCAGCTTGTTCGCGCTTCAGAACGTCGATCTTGGACTCAAGCCGGACCACATCCTGGTAGCGCGCACTCCGTTGCCGAAAGGCCGTTATGAAACCGCGGAGCAGAAGCGTATTTTCTTCCGCCAAGTCTTGCAGAAGGTCTCGGGGCTGCCCGGAGTGGTGGCGGCAACTGAGACGAGCACCTTGCCTCCGTACGGCGGCATTCCCAGCGAGGTTACCGTTCCGGGTACGACGCATGCCGAAACATGGCATTCGATTTTTCAACTCTGCAGTGAAGGCTATTTCCCAACACTTGGGATCCGATTAGAGCGCGGCCGATTACTTAGCGAAAGCGACGTCGAAGCTGCCCGGCACGTGATCGTCGTCAACCAAACTCTCGTCCGCAACTTCTTTGGCAAAGAAGATCCGATCGGCAGATCGATCAAGTTCAATCTGCTGGATACGGCGCCAGAGTCACCGAAAGATGCTTACTTTGAGATTATCGGCGTCGTGGCCGATGTGAAGAATCGTGGGCTACAGGAAAGTCCGCAGCCTGAAGCATTCATGCCCTATAGCGTCTCGGGCGCTTTCGAGCGCGGTGTCCTGGTGAGAACTGCGGTCGAGCCAATGTCCATGCTATTGAACGTGCGCCGCGAGATTTGGTCTGTCGATCGTGGAGTCGCGCTTACTCTAACCGGAACGCTAGAAGGTTACTTGCAGCAATTCTCTTATTCACAGCCACGTTTTGGGCTGATTCTGTTCGGGGTATTCGCAACCATCGGAATCGCGCTTGTAGCAATCGGCATCTTTAGCGTGATGGCTTATTCAGTTTCTCTCCAGACTCACGAGATCGGCATTCGCATGGCACTGGGTGCCCAACAAAGTACAGTCCTCAAAATGATCCTGCGTAAAGGATTAGTCATCATCGCGGTTGGGATCGTCGTCGGTGAAGTCGCAAGCCTGCTGCTTACGCGTGTGATTCAGAGCCAGATCTGGGGAGTCTCTGCACACGATCCGATAACATTCGCCGCGGTTCTCGCGGTTCTAATTACCGTGGGAGTTTCGGCATGCCTGGTGCCAGCACGCAGGGCAACGCAAGTAGACCCACTGGTCGCTTTGCGCTACGAGTAG
- a CDS encoding FecR domain-containing protein, giving the protein MKGNHNNPDFILERAIAAVRDDQPDTQTINTATANAWQRISQAVGIEATVAPLNRIEGCADVQSLLADFEAHRLSPARAMLVADHLRECATCRVHAKTNKSAESVLPWRANSVMRPRHWSFGQYALAASVLIAAVLGVVIGRSGVLAPSGYRAALESVNGVLYRVDATGEHQAKAGDQFAEGEIVRTSSGSRAMLRLRDGSLVEMNGRSELYVTLGWRNTTVNLGRGIVIVQAAKRRTGHLYVKTADARVAVTGTIFSVNSGIKGSRVSVIEGTVHVAQAAGDAVLQAGDQVTTSTSMGEVPVKDEIAWSQDRDRYLALLAEFVKLEKKLQSIKLPDLRYESHLINFVADGAVVYAGVPNYGEALQQANQLFQQQLSQSALLREWWEQRGPGASQNGPDFNQVIDLIHGLSTYVGDEIVFSVSSGSEQRCNLVVMAEIAKSGLRDYLTGQISRGDSPNNMHLLSPEDLGAATQGSDRDFYVLITPKFVAASPDVSMLADLNRRWSAGEASSFAQSDFGKRIASEYSSGAGLLIAVNLEQMRADHAVAAQADRHEGMLESSGFANAKYLIAQRKDYEGKASNTAELSFTGPRTGVASWLAAPAPIGALDFITPNASAVGAFVSKSPALMVDDLLQVITKADPQAGASWEQHQAELNLDIRNDLAASLGGEGALALDGPLLPTPSWKLVVEVYDPSKLQYSLGRLVEDFNREAAKNNRQGLKLEEHQSGQRTYYSVRSLDAVFPVEVHYAFADGYVVAGPSEELVAEAIRTRAHRDSNSIAHSEKFRALFPADQHVNVSGLIYQNLAPVTGKIAKQLSPSQLQSIQALVQNTEPSVICAYGDESQIEFTSNSKSLGLDLKSLAISSLLQQLKSGTPRGVTP; this is encoded by the coding sequence ATGAAGGGCAATCATAACAATCCGGATTTCATTCTTGAGAGGGCGATCGCCGCAGTTCGCGACGATCAGCCCGATACTCAGACTATTAATACTGCGACCGCGAACGCATGGCAGAGGATCAGCCAGGCTGTCGGCATCGAGGCCACGGTTGCTCCACTCAATCGGATCGAAGGCTGTGCCGACGTCCAAAGCCTGCTCGCTGACTTCGAAGCACATCGGCTGAGTCCGGCACGCGCCATGCTGGTTGCAGATCATCTGCGCGAGTGCGCTACGTGCCGTGTGCATGCCAAGACAAACAAGAGCGCGGAGAGCGTCCTGCCGTGGCGTGCAAATTCGGTAATGCGTCCCAGGCATTGGAGCTTTGGTCAGTACGCGCTGGCCGCTAGCGTGCTGATTGCGGCAGTGCTGGGCGTTGTCATCGGACGAAGCGGAGTTCTCGCACCCTCGGGATACCGCGCTGCGCTTGAGTCCGTCAATGGAGTTCTGTATCGGGTAGATGCCACCGGCGAGCACCAGGCTAAAGCCGGAGATCAGTTTGCCGAAGGTGAGATCGTGCGTACCTCGTCCGGCTCCCGGGCGATGCTGCGCTTGCGCGATGGTTCGCTCGTCGAGATGAATGGGCGCAGTGAACTGTATGTCACCTTGGGCTGGAGAAATACCACCGTCAATCTTGGCCGGGGCATCGTGATTGTGCAGGCGGCGAAACGCCGCACCGGACATCTTTATGTGAAGACTGCAGACGCTCGTGTCGCGGTTACGGGCACGATCTTCTCGGTGAACTCGGGCATCAAGGGTTCTCGGGTCTCCGTCATTGAAGGAACTGTGCATGTCGCGCAGGCTGCGGGAGATGCGGTGCTCCAGGCTGGCGATCAGGTTACGACCAGCACGAGCATGGGAGAGGTCCCGGTGAAGGACGAGATCGCCTGGAGTCAGGATCGCGACAGATATCTCGCCTTACTCGCCGAGTTCGTGAAACTAGAGAAGAAGCTGCAGAGCATCAAGCTGCCCGATCTTCGGTACGAATCTCATCTTATCAACTTTGTTGCTGATGGCGCCGTAGTCTATGCCGGTGTTCCCAATTACGGAGAAGCGCTGCAGCAGGCCAATCAACTGTTCCAGCAGCAGCTCTCGCAGAGTGCTTTGCTGCGGGAGTGGTGGGAGCAACGTGGTCCGGGTGCGTCCCAGAATGGTCCCGATTTCAACCAGGTAATTGACCTGATTCACGGACTGAGCACTTATGTGGGCGATGAGATTGTTTTCAGCGTGTCGTCCGGTTCAGAGCAGCGGTGCAACCTAGTCGTGATGGCGGAAATCGCGAAGTCTGGATTGCGAGATTACCTCACGGGCCAGATCTCCAGGGGCGATTCGCCGAATAATATGCATCTGCTTTCGCCGGAAGATCTCGGCGCTGCAACTCAAGGGAGCGACCGCGACTTCTATGTCCTGATCACTCCGAAGTTCGTGGCAGCATCGCCGGATGTCTCCATGCTGGCGGATCTGAACAGGCGCTGGTCTGCCGGAGAGGCTTCAAGCTTCGCCCAGAGCGATTTCGGGAAGCGTATCGCATCGGAATATTCCTCAGGCGCAGGCCTGTTGATTGCGGTCAATCTGGAGCAGATGAGGGCCGATCATGCTGTAGCGGCACAAGCGGATCGTCATGAGGGAATGCTGGAGAGCAGCGGCTTTGCCAACGCGAAGTATTTAATCGCGCAACGCAAGGATTATGAGGGCAAGGCTTCCAACACAGCGGAGCTGAGCTTTACCGGCCCACGTACTGGAGTAGCTTCGTGGCTGGCGGCTCCGGCGCCGATTGGAGCACTCGACTTCATCACGCCCAATGCGTCAGCAGTGGGAGCGTTCGTCTCGAAGAGTCCGGCATTGATGGTGGACGATCTGCTGCAGGTCATCACCAAGGCAGATCCGCAAGCGGGAGCCTCATGGGAGCAACATCAGGCGGAACTGAACCTTGATATTCGCAACGACCTCGCCGCCTCACTTGGAGGAGAAGGTGCATTGGCACTGGACGGTCCGCTGCTCCCGACTCCTTCATGGAAGTTGGTTGTCGAGGTCTACGATCCGAGCAAGCTTCAGTACAGCCTCGGTCGACTTGTCGAGGACTTCAACCGCGAGGCAGCGAAGAACAATCGGCAGGGCCTGAAGCTCGAGGAACATCAGTCAGGTCAGCGAACCTATTATTCGGTCCGGTCGCTCGACGCAGTGTTTCCGGTGGAGGTCCACTACGCGTTCGCCGACGGTTATGTCGTAGCCGGTCCAAGCGAGGAGTTGGTTGCAGAGGCAATTCGCACCCGGGCACATCGAGACAGCAACAGCATCGCGCACTCCGAGAAGTTCCGCGCGCTCTTCCCGGCAGATCAACACGTGAACGTCTCGGGTTTGATCTACCAGAACCTAGCTCCGGTGACTGGAAAGATCGCGAAGCAGCTCTCGCCCTCGCAGTTGCAGTCCATACAAGCTCTCGTGCAGAACACCGAACCGTCAGTGATCTGCGCGTATGGAGACGAGAGCCAGATCGAATTCACCAGCAACAGCAAGAGTCTCGGACTCGATCTGAAGTCGCTGGCGATCTCCTCCTTGCTGCAGCAGCTCAAATCGGGAACTCCGAGAGGCGTAACTCCGTAA
- a CDS encoding sigma-70 family RNA polymerase sigma factor, with amino-acid sequence MEAVLPAAVDRSVTGARPAQADPSVLERVSLERVFVEHKERVFRAAYRVTGSVSDSEDVVQSVFLKLARRELGEVGDDIQNIGGYLHRAAVNAALDMIRQRRDAQNMPLEDAEVSSPLELASRGEGEYSPLELRRWLRQAMPKLGTRSAEMFVLRYIEGRDNSEIAKILKTSRATVAVTLHRTRSLLKKDFRAYMEGNK; translated from the coding sequence GTGGAGGCAGTATTGCCAGCGGCAGTTGATAGAAGCGTGACCGGCGCGCGGCCTGCGCAAGCGGACCCGAGTGTGTTGGAGCGTGTGTCGCTCGAGCGCGTGTTTGTGGAGCATAAAGAGCGCGTGTTTCGGGCGGCATATCGCGTTACCGGCAGCGTCAGCGATTCTGAAGATGTGGTTCAAAGCGTCTTCCTGAAGCTCGCGCGGCGCGAACTTGGCGAGGTCGGAGACGACATCCAGAACATCGGCGGATATCTGCATCGAGCTGCGGTAAACGCCGCGCTAGACATGATTCGCCAGCGCCGCGATGCGCAGAACATGCCACTGGAAGACGCGGAGGTATCGAGTCCTCTGGAGCTGGCGTCGCGCGGCGAAGGTGAATACAGTCCGCTCGAGCTGCGGCGATGGCTGCGTCAGGCAATGCCTAAATTGGGAACACGATCGGCTGAGATGTTCGTCCTGCGTTACATCGAAGGACGCGACAACAGCGAGATCGCCAAGATTCTCAAGACGTCCAGGGCAACCGTTGCAGTCACCCTCCACCGTACCCGATCTCTGCTGAAGAAAGACTTCCGTGCCTATATGGAAGGCAACAAATGA
- a CDS encoding metal/formaldehyde-sensitive transcriptional repressor, with amino-acid sequence MSHTIRQKEKLLKRIRRIRGQVEAVERALEGGKECSEVLHAISAARGAMNGLMSEVLEDHIRCHVGTNGSNTKKKDVEEVIDVVRSYLK; translated from the coding sequence ATGTCACATACGATTCGCCAGAAGGAAAAGTTGCTGAAGCGGATACGCCGGATTCGCGGCCAGGTCGAAGCGGTCGAGCGTGCGCTTGAGGGGGGAAAGGAATGTTCCGAGGTTCTGCATGCCATTTCGGCTGCGCGCGGAGCTATGAATGGCTTAATGTCGGAAGTACTGGAAGATCACATCCGGTGCCATGTTGGGACCAATGGGTCGAACACCAAAAAGAAGGACGTAGAGGAAGTCATCGACGTGGTTCGGTCGTACCTGAAATAA
- a CDS encoding TonB-dependent receptor, which yields MHQNYEAIQVPSQSGFSLPAIRIFAAMLFLAFCLLTNANAQSRSSTSVSGTVVDPSGAVVPGATVEIHNPVSQFERSVTTDTSGAFSIPNIPFNPYHMTVTGSGFAPYVQDLDLRSPVPVNLKVSLQLGTAVQTVTVESNGADLIENDPTFHTDIDRSLFDKMPLESASSSLTSLVTLASPGIAADSNGLMHGLGDHAENSFSVDGQPITDQQSKVFSNQIPLDSVQSLEVISGAPPAEFGDKTSVVVQVTTRSGLGSKEPHGAVTASYGTFGTATGGFNLAYGGDKAGNYIAINGLNTGRFLDPPEFTVMHAKGNEQNIFDRIDFKLSNADTAQLNLGFTRSWFQSPNSFDDLNIGATDPSGNPVGAADQRSQIKTFNIAPSWTHILSPNSVFTLGAFVRRDQFNYYPSKNPFADFSPIQSLTIAQDRNLTNAGLRSDVNYTKGIHNLKLGATYQQTFLNEKDTLGIVDPNFVGSLTDANGASCLDTTGNPVPGTPCAAVAPFDLTTGGTLFRFKGHTDVKELALYAQDAISKGNWTLNLGIRGDFYNGLTTHNEVEPRIGIAYNIKQTNTVLRASYARLLETPFNENLIVSSVGCANEVLNPLLGCSSNDLTPLRTGWRNEFHVGLEQAFGKYLVASGEYITKYTHNAYDFSVLGNSPIFFPIGWQRSKIPGFAGRVSVPNFHGFSALVVMSSVAARFFTPQVSGAGATPSAPAGVFRIDHDERFNETTHLQYQIGKTGPWLGFNWRYDSGLVAGAVPFATDTTTPVDLTGFSADQQFQAGLFCGSQRATLSAPLTTCAPSQFGSTLISIPAPGTQNDDKNPARVAPRHLFDLSVGEDNLFRGDKYKVSLQLTAINITNNYALYNFLSTFSGTHYVTPRAFTAQVGFHF from the coding sequence ATGCATCAGAATTACGAAGCGATACAGGTCCCATCGCAGAGCGGCTTCTCTTTGCCTGCGATACGCATTTTTGCGGCCATGCTTTTCCTGGCATTCTGCCTTTTAACGAATGCCAACGCGCAGTCCAGGAGCTCTACGTCAGTAAGCGGCACGGTGGTTGATCCCTCGGGCGCGGTTGTGCCCGGCGCGACCGTCGAGATTCACAATCCAGTCAGTCAGTTTGAGAGGAGTGTAACCACAGACACTTCGGGAGCGTTCAGCATCCCCAATATTCCATTCAATCCTTACCACATGACGGTTACCGGCAGCGGATTTGCGCCTTACGTTCAAGACCTGGATCTTCGGTCGCCGGTTCCCGTGAACTTAAAGGTAAGCCTGCAACTCGGAACCGCAGTGCAGACAGTTACAGTCGAGAGCAATGGGGCGGATCTGATCGAGAACGATCCGACCTTCCATACCGACATCGACCGCAGCTTGTTTGACAAGATGCCGCTCGAAAGTGCGTCTTCTTCTCTAACGTCGCTGGTGACGCTCGCGAGTCCTGGAATCGCCGCAGACTCGAACGGTCTCATGCACGGATTAGGCGACCACGCGGAAAACTCTTTCTCGGTCGATGGTCAGCCGATTACAGATCAGCAAAGCAAGGTCTTTTCCAACCAGATTCCTCTAGATTCGGTCCAGTCGCTCGAAGTGATTTCGGGAGCGCCACCTGCCGAGTTTGGCGACAAGACCAGCGTAGTGGTCCAGGTGACCACTCGTTCCGGATTGGGAAGCAAGGAGCCGCACGGCGCCGTGACAGCATCGTACGGAACATTTGGCACTGCGACTGGCGGCTTCAATCTTGCCTATGGCGGCGATAAGGCGGGGAACTACATAGCGATAAACGGCCTGAATACAGGACGGTTCTTGGATCCTCCCGAATTCACGGTGATGCATGCGAAGGGCAACGAGCAGAATATCTTTGACCGCATCGACTTCAAATTGTCGAATGCTGATACGGCGCAGTTGAATCTGGGTTTCACTCGCTCATGGTTCCAGAGCCCGAATTCATTTGACGATCTAAACATCGGCGCCACCGATCCCTCGGGAAATCCTGTGGGAGCTGCAGACCAGCGCTCCCAAATCAAGACATTCAACATCGCCCCGTCCTGGACCCACATACTCAGCCCGAACTCCGTGTTCACGTTGGGAGCATTTGTACGGCGCGATCAGTTCAATTACTACCCGAGTAAAAATCCCTTTGCGGACTTCAGCCCGATTCAGTCTTTGACAATTGCGCAGGATCGAAACCTCACGAATGCGGGACTGCGATCAGATGTCAATTACACAAAGGGCATCCACAATCTGAAGCTTGGAGCCACCTACCAGCAAACGTTTCTTAATGAAAAAGACACGCTGGGCATCGTCGACCCAAATTTTGTCGGCAGCCTTACCGATGCGAACGGTGCCAGTTGCCTGGATACAACGGGCAATCCTGTCCCCGGTACTCCTTGTGCAGCCGTGGCGCCCTTCGATCTAACCACTGGTGGAACGCTTTTCCGCTTTAAGGGGCACACAGACGTCAAGGAACTTGCGCTGTACGCGCAGGATGCAATCAGCAAAGGGAATTGGACACTCAACCTGGGGATTCGTGGCGATTTCTACAACGGGCTCACCACCCACAATGAAGTCGAGCCTCGGATCGGCATCGCCTACAACATCAAACAAACCAACACCGTGCTTCGCGCTTCCTATGCCCGGCTGTTGGAAACTCCGTTCAACGAAAATCTGATCGTGTCCAGCGTGGGGTGTGCCAACGAAGTATTGAATCCACTTCTGGGATGCTCTTCAAACGATCTAACGCCATTAAGGACGGGCTGGCGCAACGAGTTTCATGTTGGCCTGGAACAGGCTTTCGGCAAGTATCTCGTCGCCTCAGGCGAGTACATCACCAAATATACGCACAACGCGTACGACTTCAGCGTCCTCGGCAACTCGCCGATTTTCTTTCCCATTGGATGGCAAAGGTCGAAGATTCCCGGATTCGCCGGACGCGTGAGTGTTCCAAATTTCCATGGGTTCTCGGCACTGGTAGTGATGTCGAGCGTTGCGGCCCGTTTCTTCACGCCGCAGGTCAGCGGCGCGGGCGCTACCCCTTCGGCCCCGGCGGGGGTCTTCCGCATCGATCACGACGAAAGATTCAACGAGACCACTCATCTCCAGTATCAAATTGGGAAGACCGGACCGTGGCTTGGCTTTAATTGGCGGTACGATAGCGGACTGGTGGCCGGGGCGGTGCCATTCGCGACGGACACGACCACTCCGGTGGATCTGACGGGCTTCAGCGCCGATCAGCAGTTCCAGGCTGGTCTTTTCTGCGGAAGCCAGCGCGCGACGCTTAGTGCGCCCCTAACCACGTGTGCTCCGTCGCAGTTCGGGTCGACTTTGATTTCGATTCCCGCACCGGGCACTCAGAACGACGATAAGAATCCCGCGCGCGTTGCTCCGAGACATCTCTTCGACCTGTCGGTCGGGGAAGATAACTTGTTTCGCGGTGATAAATACAAGGTGAGCCTGCAACTCACCGCGATCAACATTACCAACAACTATGCGCTGTACAACTTCCTCTCAACGTTTAGCGGTACGCACTACGTGACTCCGCGTGCGTTTACGGCTCAGGTCGGATTCCATTTCTAA